Proteins co-encoded in one Spirosoma endbachense genomic window:
- the rbfA gene encoding 30S ribosome-binding factor RbfA produces the protein MESKRQQKVARQLQKDLSEIFQREVPHLFNGAFITVTSVRVSPDLSVARVYLSFLATKNKEMLLENIQEKGKVLRQHLGDRVRHQLRIVPELHFFLDDTAEYADKMDKLFAGLEIPPAPEEDEDDAE, from the coding sequence ATGGAATCGAAACGACAACAAAAAGTAGCCCGGCAGTTGCAGAAAGATTTAAGTGAAATTTTTCAGCGCGAAGTGCCGCATTTATTCAACGGGGCGTTTATTACGGTCACCAGCGTGCGCGTGTCGCCCGATCTGAGCGTAGCCCGTGTATACCTGAGCTTTCTGGCTACCAAGAATAAAGAAATGCTTCTGGAAAATATTCAGGAGAAAGGAAAAGTACTCCGGCAGCACCTCGGCGACCGGGTTCGGCACCAACTCCGGATCGTTCCTGAGCTCCATTTCTTTCTGGACGACACGGCCGAATATGCCGACAAAATGGACAAACTCTTCGCTGGTCTCGAAATTCCTCCCGCACCTGAGGAGGACGAAGACGATGCCGAATAG
- a CDS encoding queuosine precursor transporter, whose translation MPSLSFTNKRTNLYIFLSAIFLTNALVAEIIGVKIFSVETLLGTKPAQIHLFGDFILDFNLTAGAVIWPFVFITSDIINEYFGKSGVRRISFLTAGFVGYSFLIIYAVTNLPPAQFWLDVNAKDAAGNSINIDNAFQMIFRQGLGIIIGSLTAFLVGQILDVYVFHSLRKITGSQKIWLRATGSTLVSQLVDSFVVLGIAFYVFGNWSLTQVLAVGIINYMYKATSAIVLTPLLYVAHYFIDRYLGKEHAEELANESAMSSFM comes from the coding sequence ATGCCTTCCCTCTCTTTTACAAATAAACGCACCAACCTGTATATTTTTCTGAGCGCAATTTTCCTGACCAACGCGCTGGTTGCCGAAATAATCGGTGTCAAAATTTTCTCGGTTGAAACGCTGCTTGGCACCAAACCGGCGCAGATTCATTTATTCGGGGATTTTATTCTGGACTTCAACCTTACGGCTGGTGCGGTTATCTGGCCATTTGTGTTTATTACGTCTGATATTATCAATGAATATTTTGGCAAATCCGGTGTCCGACGCATTTCTTTTCTAACGGCTGGTTTCGTAGGCTATAGCTTTCTAATTATTTATGCCGTCACGAACCTACCTCCGGCGCAGTTCTGGCTCGATGTTAATGCCAAAGATGCAGCGGGTAATTCCATCAATATCGATAATGCATTCCAGATGATTTTCCGCCAGGGGCTGGGTATTATTATCGGCTCACTGACTGCTTTTCTGGTAGGCCAGATTCTGGATGTCTATGTGTTTCACTCCCTACGCAAGATCACGGGTAGCCAAAAAATCTGGCTCCGGGCGACTGGTTCAACCCTCGTTTCGCAATTAGTAGATTCGTTTGTCGTGTTGGGAATCGCTTTCTATGTCTTCGGCAACTGGTCTTTAACGCAGGTGTTGGCGGTGGGCATAATTAATTACATGTACAAAGCCACATCAGCCATCGTGCTTACCCCATTGCTGTATGTAGCTCACTATTTTATTGATCGTTACCTCGGGAAAGAACACGCCGAAGAACTGGCAAATGAGTCAGCGATGAGTTCGTTTATGTAA
- a CDS encoding purple acid phosphatase family protein codes for MKTAIVWGLFVLVWQSAMAQTSTTLVASGATWRYSDKGSTPPSQTVGPITYTWKDLGYDDSSPTSWSAGASELGYGDGDESTVVSFGPSSTNKFITTYFRKTVNDFAVLTRFRYKIRYERDDGIIIYVNGVEVRRDGMPSGTITNTTSSTLNVEDPPNTFYEFYLPNGTLQSGNNVIAAEIHQIGLTSSDISFDLELIAETNTNTLAATALPITSTTTSNWKYVDNGIDRGSTWRALGFDDSYWQQTNIGTVSRGRMGYGESDDPNTSTFDPASSNPFNANSYTNYVSFGTSPTNKFITTYFRKKVNIPNVAANPGYELRFMRDDGIVIFINGTELPRDVNGNNNNMPSGPASFTTPASSSIDAANEKVWSAWQPVSTTLLQNGDNIIAVEVHQIGLTSSDITFNLEMRVQGAPVVTRGPYLQLGTQTAATIRWRTDVPIIGQVTYGLSTTSLTGVASETASSTEHEIRLTGLTPDTQYFYSVGTTTLVVPGAADSYFLTAPPGTTKRKIRIATFGDCGNNIVDNNQTKVRDGFLSFRGSTPTDLLMLTGDNSYDGDDSQYQTNFFEPYQVTTLLKNSMIYAITGNHDYNNNTTLAANHNIPYFSIFNLPTNAEAGGVASGTEEWYSFDYGPIHFVMLDGYGTRNVNGMDIRFYSDTINHPQSIWLKQDLAATTKKWKIVYLHFPPYSQGSHNSETESDLIAVRQRINPILERFGVDLVMLGHSHVYERSYPIHDQTGPMSDFTNNPSAYRYPEDNSSGRYDGSANSCLYKNTSEKKKQGTVYVVSGSAGALEHNASLGNHPVMVSTQKLIGGSFFMEVEDNRLDAKFLENKSPSSYTITDQFTIMKDVDLTQSLTITNGQSTTLSASFISDYQWSNPNNGGFTASTRSVVITPTTSATYVVRDSKNCLQDVFKIQVSGSGSMFTLKTGNWNDPTVWSANRVPVSTDVLQIKHLVLIPASFVGYALRIGLDLGIKLQYGANAQLRLATP; via the coding sequence ATGAAAACTGCTATAGTTTGGGGATTATTCGTGTTGGTCTGGCAGTCGGCAATGGCCCAAACCTCCACAACACTGGTAGCTTCCGGAGCTACCTGGCGCTATTCCGACAAAGGGTCAACCCCACCAAGCCAAACTGTCGGACCAATAACCTACACCTGGAAAGACCTTGGCTACGATGACTCAAGTCCTACGTCCTGGTCAGCGGGTGCTTCTGAACTCGGCTATGGCGACGGCGACGAATCAACAGTAGTCAGTTTTGGCCCTAGTTCTACGAATAAATTCATCACCACCTATTTTCGAAAGACCGTCAATGACTTCGCCGTACTAACGCGTTTCCGCTATAAAATTCGCTACGAACGCGATGATGGTATTATTATTTATGTGAATGGCGTCGAAGTTCGCCGGGATGGAATGCCTTCGGGTACGATCACGAATACAACTTCGTCGACGCTTAACGTTGAAGATCCGCCCAATACCTTTTATGAATTTTACCTGCCTAACGGAACCCTCCAATCCGGCAATAATGTGATAGCCGCCGAAATTCATCAGATTGGGCTCACCAGTTCCGATATTTCGTTCGATCTCGAACTTATTGCCGAAACAAACACCAATACGCTGGCGGCCACGGCATTACCGATCACGTCGACAACAACCAGCAACTGGAAATACGTCGATAATGGCATCGATCGGGGAAGCACCTGGCGGGCACTGGGGTTCGATGATTCGTACTGGCAGCAAACGAACATAGGTACAGTAAGCCGGGGGCGTATGGGTTATGGCGAAAGCGACGATCCGAACACGTCTACGTTCGATCCGGCCAGCAGTAATCCGTTTAATGCGAACTCGTATACGAATTACGTCAGTTTCGGAACCAGCCCGACCAATAAATTCATTACCACCTATTTTCGCAAAAAAGTCAACATTCCTAACGTGGCGGCCAATCCGGGTTATGAGCTGCGATTTATGCGCGATGACGGCATTGTGATTTTCATTAACGGCACCGAACTCCCACGCGATGTCAACGGCAACAACAATAACATGCCTTCCGGTCCGGCTTCCTTTACGACTCCGGCATCTTCGTCGATCGATGCAGCCAATGAGAAAGTCTGGTCTGCCTGGCAACCCGTTAGCACTACCCTACTCCAGAATGGCGATAACATCATTGCGGTCGAGGTTCATCAGATTGGGCTCACCAGTTCCGATATAACTTTCAACCTCGAAATGCGCGTGCAGGGTGCTCCCGTGGTTACGCGCGGTCCCTACCTCCAGCTTGGTACTCAAACAGCAGCAACCATCCGGTGGCGCACCGATGTACCAATCATCGGGCAGGTTACCTATGGACTATCGACAACAAGCCTAACAGGGGTTGCCAGCGAGACGGCAAGTTCGACGGAACATGAAATCAGGCTTACGGGTCTAACGCCCGATACTCAATATTTCTATAGCGTCGGCACCACTACGCTTGTCGTGCCGGGTGCGGCCGACAGCTATTTTCTGACAGCTCCGCCCGGCACAACCAAACGAAAAATCCGTATTGCTACCTTCGGCGATTGCGGGAATAATATAGTCGACAATAACCAGACGAAGGTCCGGGATGGTTTTCTGTCGTTTCGGGGTTCAACACCCACCGACCTGTTGATGCTCACCGGCGATAACTCCTACGATGGTGACGATTCACAATATCAGACTAATTTTTTTGAACCGTATCAGGTAACTACGCTATTAAAGAATTCAATGATTTATGCTATTACCGGCAACCATGATTACAATAACAACACAACGCTGGCAGCCAATCATAACATACCTTATTTCTCGATTTTCAATTTGCCAACCAATGCCGAGGCCGGTGGCGTAGCCTCCGGTACCGAAGAATGGTATTCGTTCGATTATGGCCCAATTCATTTTGTGATGCTGGATGGCTACGGAACCCGAAATGTAAATGGGATGGACATCCGGTTTTATTCAGACACGATCAATCACCCTCAGTCAATCTGGTTAAAGCAGGACCTGGCTGCCACGACCAAAAAATGGAAGATCGTCTATCTGCATTTTCCCCCATATTCGCAGGGGTCGCACAATTCCGAAACCGAATCGGACCTCATTGCCGTTCGGCAACGAATTAATCCTATACTCGAACGCTTCGGTGTTGATCTGGTCATGCTTGGGCATAGTCATGTCTATGAGCGATCGTATCCGATTCATGATCAGACCGGCCCCATGAGCGATTTCACAAATAATCCATCTGCTTACCGATATCCAGAAGACAATAGCTCCGGGCGTTACGATGGGTCGGCGAATTCCTGCCTTTATAAAAACACATCGGAGAAGAAAAAACAGGGAACGGTTTATGTCGTATCAGGATCGGCAGGAGCACTGGAACATAATGCTTCACTCGGTAACCACCCGGTGATGGTTTCTACGCAAAAGCTGATTGGCGGCTCGTTTTTCATGGAAGTAGAAGACAATCGACTGGATGCTAAATTCCTGGAGAACAAATCACCTTCCTCCTATACGATTACGGACCAGTTTACAATCATGAAGGATGTAGACCTGACCCAATCGCTGACCATCACCAATGGGCAGTCTACCACACTGTCGGCATCGTTCATCAGTGATTATCAATGGAGCAATCCGAACAACGGTGGTTTCACAGCATCGACCCGTTCGGTAGTGATTACACCCACTACCAGCGCAACCTATGTTGTCCGGGATAGTAAAAACTGCCTGCAGGACGTATTTAAAATTCAGGTCAGTGGGTCTGGGTCAATGTTTACATTAAAAACCGGCAACTGGAATGACCCAACGGTATGGTCAGCGAATAGGGTTCCAGTCAGTACCGATGTGTTGCAAATAAAGCACCTGGTGCTCATTCCGGCCAGCTTTGTCGGGTATGCGCTTCGAATTGGTCTTGACCTTGGCATCAAACTGCAATACGGTGCTAATGCTCAACTTCGGCTGGCAACACCCTAG
- a CDS encoding cytochrome-c peroxidase: MFATAVSPRPATPADQPVFRQFVADKNRLQQNLQQLIDLVATDAPADSIRAAFRRSREGYKRVEWLLEYYQPYMATRVNGPPVVEVEEDEPGQHTTPPTGLQVIETYLFPVSDRAQKTTLLRELTVLLSYAVRLEQSIPADRLTDGDILDAMRQQLFRIVALGITGYDAPESRSGLAEAAVSLSALHDAFIPYSRRLPEATASALEQRWIAAIRLLRSATSFDEFDRVSFIREQVYPLCRALGEARQSLSIPVSASGRFLSPLIATLSDSGAFRPDYLTTYSEFISSPRKIALGKILFFDPLLSGNNARSCASCHRPERAFTDGLTKSRAFGSRKRVDRNAPTLLNAGLQKAQFYDSRALYLEDQVHDVLKNTHEMRTSPEEVIQKLSASKQYRTWFSDAFGDGLTARNVRNSLACYVRSLTSLNARPDRYLKGENVLLSADEQLGFNLFLGKARCATCHFFPIYNGFVPPHYEKVESELIGVPRRRKIRKAKLDRDPGKFNAYQKELQRFAFKTPTVRNVALTAPYMHNGSYRTLAQVVDFYNRGGGRGIGIQLDGQTLPGTPLDLNLQEQNALVTFLNALTDTTGYTHRPRQLPVVEGHQAWNRRKPGGRY, encoded by the coding sequence ATGTTCGCTACGGCAGTGTCGCCCAGGCCAGCTACTCCGGCTGATCAACCGGTTTTTCGCCAGTTTGTGGCCGATAAAAACCGGCTTCAACAGAATTTACAGCAGCTAATAGATCTAGTCGCAACAGATGCTCCAGCTGATTCGATCAGGGCCGCTTTTCGGCGAAGTCGCGAAGGATATAAGCGGGTTGAATGGCTGCTGGAATACTACCAGCCGTATATGGCGACACGCGTAAATGGTCCACCGGTGGTGGAGGTAGAAGAAGATGAACCGGGGCAACATACAACTCCGCCCACGGGTCTGCAAGTGATAGAGACCTATTTGTTTCCAGTTTCAGATCGTGCGCAAAAAACCACGCTGCTACGTGAGTTGACCGTGCTCCTTTCCTATGCAGTTCGATTGGAGCAAAGCATACCCGCCGACCGACTAACGGATGGTGATATTCTGGATGCCATGCGGCAGCAACTATTTCGGATAGTGGCCTTGGGTATTACGGGTTATGATGCGCCCGAATCCAGGAGCGGTCTAGCCGAAGCGGCCGTGTCGCTTAGTGCTCTTCACGACGCGTTCATACCCTATTCCAGACGGTTACCTGAAGCCACCGCTTCGGCATTGGAGCAACGATGGATAGCAGCGATTCGGTTGCTTCGTTCAGCAACCAGTTTTGATGAGTTTGATCGGGTGTCGTTTATTCGTGAACAAGTTTATCCACTTTGTCGGGCGTTAGGTGAGGCAAGGCAATCGCTTTCGATTCCAGTATCGGCCAGCGGTCGTTTCCTGTCACCTCTGATTGCGACGCTATCAGATTCGGGTGCATTTCGTCCCGATTACCTGACTACCTATAGTGAGTTTATTAGTTCACCCCGGAAAATTGCCTTAGGAAAAATCTTGTTTTTCGATCCCCTTCTGTCCGGGAACAATGCCCGAAGTTGTGCGTCATGTCATCGTCCTGAACGGGCATTTACCGATGGGCTGACAAAAAGCCGGGCTTTTGGCAGCCGGAAGCGGGTCGATCGTAACGCACCTACATTGCTTAATGCGGGTTTGCAAAAGGCTCAGTTTTATGATTCCAGAGCCCTTTATCTGGAAGATCAGGTCCATGATGTATTAAAAAATACGCACGAGATGCGCACTTCGCCCGAGGAGGTCATCCAAAAACTCTCGGCGAGTAAACAATATAGAACGTGGTTTAGCGACGCCTTTGGCGATGGTCTGACGGCCCGGAATGTTCGTAATTCACTGGCCTGTTATGTTCGTAGTCTGACGAGCCTTAACGCTCGCCCTGATCGTTATCTGAAAGGAGAAAACGTCCTGTTGTCGGCTGATGAGCAACTAGGTTTCAACTTATTTTTAGGGAAAGCGCGCTGTGCCACCTGTCATTTCTTCCCGATTTATAATGGATTCGTGCCACCCCATTACGAAAAAGTGGAAAGTGAGCTGATTGGTGTACCCCGTAGGCGAAAAATCCGAAAGGCAAAACTTGATCGCGATCCCGGGAAATTTAATGCGTACCAGAAAGAGCTGCAACGGTTTGCCTTTAAGACACCAACCGTACGCAATGTTGCGCTTACGGCCCCTTATATGCACAATGGCTCATATCGGACGCTGGCTCAGGTTGTTGATTTTTACAATCGGGGGGGAGGTAGGGGTATCGGCATCCAACTGGATGGCCAGACATTGCCCGGCACTCCGCTTGATCTGAATTTACAGGAGCAAAACGCATTGGTCACTTTTCTGAACGCTCTGACTGATACTACGGGATATACCCACCGCCCACGACAATTACCGGTGGTTGAAGGCCACCAGGCCTGGAACAGGCGCAAACCCGGTGGCCGATATTGA
- a CDS encoding TrmH family RNA methyltransferase has product MLSRNQIKYIQSLHQKKYRQQHGAFLVEGAKSVQEVFQSDFQIEMLVATEAFYKENTRLTDRQRTPVEIASVADLERIGTLESNNAALAVVRTKENLPLLAGPDEIALILDDIRDPGNLGTILRIADWYGVRKILCSETTADVYNPKVISASKGSFTRVNWWYGDVAQFLSQLGDGVAVYGAFLNGEDVHTLPFGTSGYLVMGNESNGIGPAVEPFVIKRVTIPSYGGAESLNVGIATAVLLDNWRRTGNLT; this is encoded by the coding sequence ATGCTTTCCAGGAATCAGATCAAATATATTCAGTCACTGCATCAGAAAAAGTACCGTCAGCAGCATGGTGCCTTTTTGGTTGAAGGTGCCAAGAGTGTACAGGAAGTTTTTCAATCCGATTTTCAGATCGAAATGCTTGTGGCAACTGAAGCATTCTACAAAGAAAACACTCGGCTAACAGACCGCCAACGAACTCCTGTCGAAATCGCGTCTGTGGCCGACCTGGAGCGGATTGGTACGCTGGAGAGTAACAACGCGGCTCTGGCTGTTGTCAGAACGAAAGAAAACCTGCCGCTATTGGCTGGTCCTGACGAAATAGCCCTGATTTTAGATGATATCCGCGATCCTGGCAATCTGGGGACCATTCTCCGCATTGCAGACTGGTACGGTGTCCGGAAGATTTTGTGCTCCGAAACTACTGCCGATGTCTATAATCCCAAAGTAATTTCGGCTAGCAAAGGCTCATTTACGCGCGTAAACTGGTGGTATGGTGATGTCGCTCAGTTTTTAAGCCAGTTGGGCGATGGGGTTGCTGTTTATGGTGCTTTTCTAAACGGGGAAGATGTGCATACACTGCCCTTCGGAACGTCGGGCTATCTGGTTATGGGCAATGAATCGAATGGAATTGGACCGGCTGTAGAACCGTTTGTGATAAAACGTGTAACGATCCCAAGTTATGGAGGAGCAGAGTCGCTGAATGTTGGCATTGCTACAGCCGTGTTGCTGGATAACTGGCGCCGTACAGGTAATTTAACGTAA
- the tamL gene encoding translocation and assembly module lipoprotein TamL yields the protein MIFIKNNVRSGVPEWVLNNRRHQRRLTHYSLLIIHCTLILSLSGCLSSKRLQGDKYILTAQTVKGNRTITSEQLESLIPQKPNRRILGLPITPPLWFYQLGLRKYNRDAVLRELEAKTNEFEQQSQQLANQPKALKKLNRRFSKQAKKLRQEAEEGNWLMRNLGEPPSYFTQGDAQTNSAKMQKYLSDKGFFHARTAYKLDTLRRRQIRVNYQITENAGFYLRNIKYEIADARVDSLIRNSLIVSKLKAGERFDLDNISGEKIRIESLLRDQGYYTFSRQYIPVTDLDTTRRGVERLPDADTLHRPIDVYLQILNPPGRSEHPIYRIGDVEVRISPDELQPAIIPTGLDTVRRNGITYLLGGRNISSRLLDSKIRTRPGALYSQTNYRETQRSLFLLNQFKFVNLNFIDTTNRRLRTLITATPLDKYEATAESGFTVLYQGQSYPGGFGNLTFRVRNLFGGLETFETSLRYGFEAQTGFATETKAKSVYSAQELGVSSSFTFPQILFPSRLRFRFTPYNPRTQISLGFSNTIRPDYRRSTLRATTAYNWQSSPTTQFNFYIADINLINAGNGTDSEISTTFQKQLDSLIEQGSTIYLGFRRSFASGISFGYTYNTNTTGQNRRASFFRAVVESGGTTLNFFPDTQLRKFFNTTDSTGLQYYKYLRFNVDYRRYIPLNIHTSLAFRINTGLVYGYGSNRTAPYEKLFFAGGSNSIRAWLPRRLGPGSEWPQRSSTNPNAPGLNPDYPEQFLYTFEKPGDMIIEGSVELRGRLFHLLADINGAFFIDAGNVWTLRDIPKRNGENFRLDTFFPQIAVGTGVGIRFDFSFFVIRLDGGIKVWDPARQYFKESEGKFVDERFILPKFSLKQLSSGPNPLVINFGIGYPF from the coding sequence ATGATTTTTATAAAGAATAATGTACGATCCGGCGTTCCGGAATGGGTACTGAATAATAGAAGGCACCAACGTCGCCTGACTCATTATTCACTACTCATTATTCATTGTACATTAATTCTAAGTTTGTCTGGTTGTTTGAGTTCCAAACGATTACAGGGCGATAAATACATACTTACGGCTCAAACGGTGAAGGGCAATCGCACAATCACCAGTGAACAGCTCGAAAGTCTGATTCCCCAAAAGCCCAATCGCCGGATACTTGGTTTACCGATCACACCGCCACTCTGGTTTTATCAGCTTGGTCTCCGCAAATATAACCGCGATGCCGTATTACGTGAGCTGGAGGCCAAAACTAACGAATTTGAACAGCAAAGTCAGCAACTGGCCAATCAGCCCAAGGCGTTGAAGAAACTGAACCGGCGATTTAGTAAGCAGGCCAAAAAGTTACGTCAGGAAGCCGAAGAGGGGAACTGGCTCATGCGTAATCTTGGTGAACCTCCTTCCTACTTTACCCAAGGCGACGCGCAAACGAATTCGGCAAAGATGCAGAAATACCTGTCGGACAAGGGATTCTTCCACGCCCGAACAGCGTATAAGCTCGACACCCTTCGCCGACGCCAGATCCGGGTAAACTACCAGATTACCGAAAATGCCGGGTTTTATCTACGGAATATCAAGTACGAAATTGCCGATGCGCGCGTCGACTCTCTTATTCGCAATTCGCTCATCGTATCGAAACTTAAAGCAGGGGAGCGATTTGATCTCGACAATATATCGGGCGAGAAAATCCGCATTGAATCCTTGTTACGCGATCAGGGGTATTACACCTTCTCGCGGCAGTATATTCCCGTAACCGATCTGGATACCACTCGTCGTGGTGTTGAGCGACTTCCTGATGCCGATACGTTACACCGCCCTATTGATGTGTACCTACAGATTCTGAATCCACCGGGTCGATCCGAGCACCCAATCTACCGAATCGGCGATGTTGAAGTTCGGATCAGTCCCGATGAACTCCAGCCCGCCATCATTCCTACCGGGCTGGATACGGTCAGGCGAAATGGTATTACTTATTTGTTAGGAGGCCGAAATATCTCCTCCCGGCTTCTGGACAGTAAAATACGTACTCGTCCTGGTGCCCTTTATAGTCAGACGAATTACCGCGAGACGCAGCGTTCCCTGTTTTTACTCAATCAATTCAAATTCGTCAATCTTAACTTCATCGATACCACCAATCGACGGTTGCGAACGCTCATAACCGCCACGCCCTTAGACAAATACGAAGCCACAGCCGAAAGTGGGTTCACCGTTCTTTATCAGGGTCAAAGCTATCCGGGTGGGTTCGGCAACCTGACGTTTCGGGTACGCAATCTGTTTGGTGGCCTGGAAACCTTTGAAACCAGCCTTCGGTACGGATTTGAAGCCCAGACGGGTTTTGCCACGGAAACGAAAGCAAAAAGCGTCTACTCCGCTCAGGAACTAGGGGTGTCCAGTTCGTTTACGTTTCCGCAGATCCTATTTCCTAGCCGATTACGGTTTAGATTTACCCCGTATAACCCTCGTACACAGATCAGTTTAGGCTTCTCCAACACGATTCGACCCGATTACCGCCGTTCTACCCTGAGGGCTACTACTGCTTACAACTGGCAGAGTTCACCCACAACACAATTTAACTTTTACATTGCAGACATAAACCTGATCAATGCGGGGAACGGAACTGACTCAGAGATCAGTACTACGTTTCAAAAACAACTTGATTCATTGATTGAACAGGGTAGTACGATCTATCTCGGTTTCCGTCGATCGTTTGCATCAGGCATCAGTTTTGGTTATACCTATAATACCAATACGACTGGCCAGAATCGACGAGCTAGCTTCTTTCGTGCGGTAGTTGAATCGGGAGGAACTACGTTGAACTTCTTTCCGGATACCCAACTGCGCAAGTTTTTCAATACAACGGATTCGACTGGTCTCCAGTATTACAAATACCTGCGGTTCAATGTCGACTACCGGCGTTACATCCCATTAAATATCCACACGAGCCTGGCCTTTCGGATCAATACGGGTCTGGTCTATGGCTATGGGTCGAACCGTACGGCGCCCTATGAAAAATTGTTTTTTGCGGGGGGTAGCAACAGCATACGAGCCTGGCTTCCGCGTCGGTTGGGGCCTGGCTCGGAGTGGCCACAACGCTCCTCGACGAATCCAAACGCACCCGGCCTGAATCCAGATTATCCGGAGCAGTTTCTGTATACGTTTGAGAAGCCCGGTGATATGATTATTGAAGGTTCCGTTGAATTGCGTGGTCGTTTATTCCATTTGCTGGCCGATATAAACGGCGCTTTTTTTATCGATGCGGGTAATGTCTGGACGCTCCGCGATATTCCCAAACGAAATGGTGAAAACTTCAGGCTCGATACATTTTTTCCCCAAATTGCCGTCGGAACCGGCGTCGGAATCCGGTTTGATTTTTCGTTTTTTGTCATTCGTTTAGACGGTGGTATCAAAGTCTGGGACCCGGCCAGGCAGTATTTCAAGGAAAGTGAAGGGAAATTTGTAGACGAACGGTTCATCCTGCCTAAGTTCTCGCTCAAACAACTCTCCAGTGGCCCCAATCCGCTGGTCATCAATTTTGGGATTGGTTATCCCTTCTAA
- the miaB gene encoding tRNA (N6-isopentenyl adenosine(37)-C2)-methylthiotransferase MiaB, giving the protein MTLIPELTILQPADKEAIDLPRTSEEELAVGKKRLYIESYGCQMNFADSEIVAAVMRNAGFATTSSAEDADVIFLNTCAIRENAEQKVRNRLKHLTGLKRQKPELLVGMLGCMAERLKTKLLEEEKVVDIVAGPDAYRDIPKLVEEAESGQKAVNVFLSREETYADIAPIRLNSNGVTAFVSIMRGCDNMCSFCVVPFTRGRERSRDPYSIVREAQDLFDKGYREVTLLGQNVDSYKWQGTESTEQGQPDVANSVPNPEPVVTFANLLERVARIHPDLRVRFSTSHPKDITDDVLHTMAKFDNICKYIHLPAQSGNSRVLKLMNRTYDRPWYIGKIDRIREILGEDCGISTDMISGFCTETEEEHQESLSLMDYVHYDYAYMFAYSERPGTLAAKKYADDIPEDIKKRRLNEIIARQLEHSAERNQRHIGQVQRVLIEGTSKRSDDFLCGRNDQNKMVVFPKGDFQKGQYVNVLVTECTSATLRGEVV; this is encoded by the coding sequence ATGACGCTCATTCCTGAATTAACGATATTACAACCTGCCGATAAGGAAGCAATTGACCTGCCCCGTACTTCAGAAGAAGAATTGGCGGTAGGCAAAAAACGCCTGTATATCGAAAGCTACGGCTGCCAGATGAACTTCGCCGATAGCGAGATTGTGGCGGCTGTTATGCGGAATGCAGGTTTTGCTACAACTTCTTCCGCCGAAGATGCCGATGTTATTTTTCTGAATACCTGTGCTATTCGGGAAAATGCCGAACAAAAAGTCCGGAATCGGCTCAAACACCTAACGGGGCTCAAGCGTCAGAAACCCGAACTGCTGGTTGGTATGCTTGGCTGCATGGCTGAACGCCTGAAAACCAAACTCTTGGAAGAAGAGAAAGTCGTTGATATTGTGGCTGGGCCCGATGCCTACCGCGATATTCCGAAACTGGTTGAGGAAGCTGAATCGGGCCAGAAAGCAGTTAACGTTTTTCTTTCCCGCGAAGAAACCTACGCCGATATTGCACCCATTCGACTAAACTCCAATGGCGTTACTGCGTTCGTTTCCATCATGCGGGGCTGCGACAACATGTGCAGTTTCTGCGTCGTACCGTTCACACGCGGTCGCGAACGCAGCCGCGACCCCTATAGCATCGTTCGTGAAGCGCAGGACCTTTTCGACAAAGGGTACCGTGAAGTGACCTTGCTGGGCCAAAATGTGGATAGCTACAAATGGCAGGGAACAGAAAGCACTGAGCAGGGACAGCCCGACGTTGCGAATTCTGTTCCTAACCCTGAGCCGGTTGTTACCTTTGCCAACCTCCTCGAAAGGGTGGCTCGCATTCATCCGGACCTGCGTGTGCGTTTTTCAACGTCGCATCCCAAAGACATTACGGATGACGTGCTACACACCATGGCGAAGTTCGACAACATCTGCAAATACATTCACCTGCCAGCCCAGAGTGGTAACAGCCGGGTACTGAAGCTGATGAACCGTACCTATGACCGCCCCTGGTACATTGGAAAAATTGACCGTATCCGCGAGATTCTGGGTGAAGATTGCGGCATCTCGACCGATATGATTTCGGGCTTCTGTACTGAAACGGAAGAAGAACATCAGGAATCCCTGTCCTTGATGGACTATGTTCATTACGATTACGCCTACATGTTCGCCTATTCGGAACGGCCGGGTACCCTGGCTGCTAAAAAATACGCCGATGACATTCCGGAAGACATAAAAAAACGGCGACTGAATGAAATCATAGCCCGGCAACTGGAACATTCTGCGGAACGCAATCAGCGCCATATCGGGCAGGTACAGCGGGTTTTAATCGAGGGAACATCCAAACGCTCCGACGATTTCCTTTGCGGCCGTAATGACCAGAACAAAATGGTCGTTTTTCCAAAAGGAGACTTTCAGAAAGGCCAGTATGTCAATGTGCTGGTAACCGAATGCACATCGGCTACGCTACGGGGTGAAGTAGTGTAA